GCACGCACAAACGCATCATGGACATCATCGAACCGACCGAAAAGACGGTCGACGCGTTGATGAAACTCGACCTCGCCGCTGGCGTGGACGTCGAAATCAAGCTGAGCTGAGGCAACGATTATGGCGCTCGGATTGATCGGTAAGAAAATCGGCATGACCCGCGTGTTCGCACAGGATGGCGCGGTCGTTCCAGTAACGGTGCTCGAAGTGGCTGGTAATCGAGTCACGCGCGTGAAAGAAGTGGCAACCGACGGTTATCGCGCGGTGCAGCTCACAGTTGGTGAGCGGCGTGCGGATCGCGTGTCGAAGGCATTGGCAGGTAATTATGCCAAGGCCGGTGTCGCTCCGGGTCGTGCACTGCACGAGTTCCGGTTGAAAGAAAGCGAAGGTGCTGAGCTCAAGGCCGGTACTGAGATTAAGGCAGACATTTTTGCCGTTGGCAGTTATGTCGATGTGCAAGGTACCTCGATCGGTAAAGGTTTCGCTGGTGTTATTAAGCGCCATCATTTCCGCGGTGGCCGTGCGACCCACGGTAACTCGCTGTCGCATCGGGCGCCTGGCTCTATCGGCCAACGCCAGACGCCAGGCCGCGTGTTCCCCGGCAAGAAAATGGCTGGCCATTTAGGCGACGCCACGGCGACTCAACAGAACCTCGAAGTGATTCAGGTCGATGTCGAGCGCAGCTTGTTGCTGGTGAAGGGCGCGGTACCGGGTGCTAAGGGTGCGGACGTGTTCATTAAGCCGAGCGTGAAGAATAAAGTGAAAGCGCCGGTTAAAGAGACCGCGAAGAGCACGAAGAAATAGTCAGGGCCAGGTAAACCATGAAAGTTACCCTTACAAATGAGTCGGGCAAGAAGCAGGGTTCGGAGATCGAAGTCTCCGATGCCGTCTTCGGCGCGACCTACAACCAGGCGCTGGTGCACCAGGTCGTCATCGCCTTCCAAGCGAATGGCCGTCAGGGCACGCGTAAGCAACTGACCCGTTCGGAAGTCCGCGGTGGCGGTCGCAAACCGTTCCGCCAGAAGGGCACAGGTTCGGCGCGTGCTGGTACCATCCGCAGCCCGTTGTGGCGCGGCGGCGGCAAGATTTTCCCGAGCACGCCGGATGAGAACTTTACGCACAAAGTGAACCGCAAGATGTTCCGCGGCGCGGTGCGCTCGATCTTGTCCGAGCTGTTGCGTAGCGGCCGCCTGATCGCGGTTGCTGATTTCACGCTGCCGCAGTCGAAGACGAAAGAGATGGTCGCTAAGTTGAAGGGCCTCGATGCTCCGGATGTGTTGATCGTGACCGAGGTCGCCGACGACGGTTTGGCACTCGCCGCGCGCAATCTGCACAAGGTGGATGTTCGCCCGGTAAGCGCGGCTGACCCGTTCAGTCTGTTGCGGCATGAGAAAGTAGTGATGACAGCCGGGGCGCTGAAGCGTTTCGAGGCATGGCTCGCATGAGCACGAAGATCAATCAGGAACAACTGTTTCACGTCATTCTGGCGCCGCATGTCTCTGAAAAGAGTACGCGCCTGGCCGACAAACACAGCCAGATCGTGCTCGAAGTTCGGCGCGACGCGACTAAGCCGGTGATCAAGGCGGCGGTCGAGAAGATGTTCAACGTCC
The Gammaproteobacteria bacterium DNA segment above includes these coding regions:
- the rplD gene encoding 50S ribosomal protein L4; translation: MKVTLTNESGKKQGSEIEVSDAVFGATYNQALVHQVVIAFQANGRQGTRKQLTRSEVRGGGRKPFRQKGTGSARAGTIRSPLWRGGGKIFPSTPDENFTHKVNRKMFRGAVRSILSELLRSGRLIAVADFTLPQSKTKEMVAKLKGLDAPDVLIVTEVADDGLALAARNLHKVDVRPVSAADPFSLLRHEKVVMTAGALKRFEAWLA
- the rplC gene encoding 50S ribosomal protein L3; protein product: MALGLIGKKIGMTRVFAQDGAVVPVTVLEVAGNRVTRVKEVATDGYRAVQLTVGERRADRVSKALAGNYAKAGVAPGRALHEFRLKESEGAELKAGTEIKADIFAVGSYVDVQGTSIGKGFAGVIKRHHFRGGRATHGNSLSHRAPGSIGQRQTPGRVFPGKKMAGHLGDATATQQNLEVIQVDVERSLLLVKGAVPGAKGADVFIKPSVKNKVKAPVKETAKSTKK
- the rplW gene encoding 50S ribosomal protein L23 translates to MARMSTKINQEQLFHVILAPHVSEKSTRLADKHSQIVLEVRRDATKPVIKAAVEKMFNVQVESVRVTNMKGKTKGAGRKAGKRSDWKKAYVSLKPGQDIDFLGQQA